aaaaaaaaaacagagcaaagCAGGCAGCGAGAGAACTAGAGGGAAGCAAatacagagatagaaaggagagaggaacagagaagacACCTTCAGCTCTCAACTCCCTTCTCCCAAGTTAAAAACCACGTGTCTGGCTCAAGCAACTCATCAACCCTTCATTGAAGGCGTTTTGAAGTCTTGAGATGCAAGACACTAATAATTAATTGTGGTCATTATTTAAttaaagaggaaagggggaggtggcTTGCTGCTGCTTGACCCCAAACAATTTAAACTAGGCTTTGTGAAGGTGGCCTCCAAAAGcctgccctccctctccttcctattctttttctttcacgcTCTCAAAAATTTCCATTATAATCCTCAGCAGTCTGGGGCCGGCAGTGAGCATTGAGCTTCAGTCCTTCCCAGCAAACTGAGGCAGAGCTGGCTGCAGCTCCTGGGAGCCGGCTGCTGCCCAAGGGCAGGGAGCTTGTTCCCATCAGGAGCGGCTCCCACctgcttttcttctctgcacCTGCTGTCGGTTGTTTCGCCATGAACTTTAGACATCCAGTAGCAGTTGCCTAAGAATTAGTCCCACTGCAGTGCCCACACCAGCTAAATATTGCTACAttctctgttttctctgcctccttctctctccctctctctctctctctctctgtctcctttccctccctctcgctAGAGACTTGAGTTCCTTATTTTAAATGGTGCAGCTAATACAAAGTCATCAAAGCACTATGGTTCTTGTCTTCAAGTGACAGCCCTCTTTATAGGGTGGTTTGAAATACGCCCCCTGCTTTTCAATGTCTCCTTATCCATCTTTGTCTGCTCTTCAGAAAAGCGGACAATATAAAGCCCAGCCTGGCGAGCTCCCCACACTCATGCCTGGGCAGTGCCAACCTCCGCCTTTAAGCAGATTGAAATTGTCACTGCTTCATTAATCTGAAACTAGTTACTTTCCTAAGCACACAGTACACACTTCCGATCTGTCAGGATTCACTCAGAGGAGTCCCGGGGGCCTTCCTGGGTTTGGGACTTGAAAGACTCAACAAAGGTATGACAAAGGTTCAGGAAAACATAGGGTCAGGCTGGAGAAAAGCAATGCCCAGGGTAGAAAGACAGGCACTGACATCAAGAGAAGAACACACAAACCACTATATTCAGAGACAAGGGGATGCCTAGAATTTTGGAGGGTGCACTTAAGAACAAGGAGTCCAACTATGAGAACATACAGGGATATCCACATGGAATAGCTCTCGGATTGTGAGTtctcatgcttcagattttcttTCCCCAAACCAAAGAAACTTGCTTCCAAATATGAGttaaggggttttttgtttgtttgtttgttttatctgaGCTCTGCTTCCTAAGAGGTGTCTCTAAATTACTGTTCTTGTTGGCCCCTCTCCAGTTCCAGCCTGTGTTACCCGCTCCAAGTGCCAGGGCATTGGGTGTAGGGCCCCTGTATGCATCCTTGTGGAATTTCTCATCTTCTGTGAGATAAGCTGCCTCTTTTCTTCATACCTCCactattaacaaaagaaaatacaaaagatttgtctgcttttaatatttctagTTCACTTAGGATAGCAAGTTTTTGGATTCTATTCTAACTAATTTGGGGAAGAGATGTAGGCTTCCTCCCCCgccccaggttcaattttcagtAATGTGAGCCTAAAGAtttataaaatagatttatattaaattatgttAATAGAAACCTAGTAAATGCCCCATTTAATTGCATGGAAAAAGAATGTTCCCTTTTAAGATATCTGTCACCTTAACAGGTACATACAAAGATTCCCTGTGAAtaatgaaaaaaggaacaatcaCTTTGATGCACTGAGCTGCATTCATGTCTGGGAGAGTGGTAGGCTGTGTTTGGAGAGGGTAGGAGGAGCTCCCTTTAAAGTAGCGATTGCTCCTTTAAACCCAGTTTCCTCTAACAAATTACTTCTATTGGAAGTGtcattctcctcccctctcacatcCTTAAGACTTGATCTGAGATCCAACCCAAAGCTCTCTGTAGTCTCCTTTCAATGTTCAGCTTTTAGCTCCGTCCCCCAACCAACTCTGAATACCTTTCCACCTTCCACAAAGAAATCTCCCAAGAAGTACCATGAAAAATGACTGGAACCTGCAGGAAAGGtagaaataggaaaaacaaaaaacaaaagaaccctGGTGAAAAGAACTTTTTTCACAACATGACCACCACCAATGGAGTTATTGTTCTCtattacacacatatatacacgtGCACACCatacgcgcgcgcgcacacacacacacacacacgcatgtacatacacatacacaaacagaCCATATTGCCCTCTTAGACCTCTTTTAGTTAGAGCAATCGCCTTTCTGGCAATTCCATGACCACAGTCTGGGTAGGCCAAACAAACTGTTTACTATTCCCGATGAGATATAAAAAGGCAGAATTGGTGGGGAGTGGggtaaaggaagagagaaggaaatcaAAGACTTTACATCCccaaattttctttctcctaaaatgTTCTTGGATGTGCTTGGAGGGATGAAGTGGGTGGGAACTAAGCTGTGATGCTCACTTCAGAATAAGTGGGAGGGGTTAGCATCACCAGTGTCTCTATCACCTGGGCCCAAGGACACCCTAGGGTTGGGCTGCTGGGTCACTTCTGCCCTGGGCATGAAGTGCAACCAAGATGCCTTGCTGAGTGCCGCTGTCAATGCTGAATCTTTGGCCTTGGGTATGCGTTGGTCACTgagtgggaggggaaagggaaaaggggaaagggaaaaggggaaaggggaaaggggaaagggaaaggggaaaggggaaaggggaaaggtcttattcctcttcctttctctaaattcTGGCCTGGGTCAGGACACAGGGGCAGAAAGTCAATTTTCCTGCTCTCTGTCCTTCACCCCCAACTCTTCTCATGTTTAAAGCTACCAGAGAGCTTGTTTTCAGAGAGCTGGACTCAACCACACCAGGGGCTCCTGCTGCTCACTTCTTTTGGCTTAGTGGAACaaggtcctgatttctaattctCATTTTCatcctctttgtctcttttcatTATGTGTCTATAGGCCCCTAATAGTGTTCTGTTTTTCAAGAGGGGGCCTATTGAAAAGCTAGCATTGGGCCCTGACCAGACAGCTTTGTTAGAGCATGGTCTGGAAGCGCAAAGGTTGCCCGTTTGATTCCTGGTCGGGACACAtaaggaacagatccatgttcctgtctctgtctctctgctttttctcactaaaatcaataaaataaacatttaaaggaaagaaaagctagACCTGATGCTTTGCAGGTGTAAAAATTGTCAAGGGTGACTCCATCCATCTTACACATTCCTCTTTAGTAAACCTGGAGCCGCTAAGAAGATTGGCTAGCAGAGTATCTGTGTGTCTGAGTCTGTATGTCCGAGTGCTGATATAGGTGTTCTTAACCTAAGGTGAAACTGCAGGCCTTTAAAAGCAGACAGATTTCCACAGCCTTATTCTGATTTTCAAACATCAAAAAACATCAGCTGACGGGGGCGGGTGAAAAATTCACTCTAGTATATAAAGAGACCTCATGATTCACTCTGAAAGTGACAAGACGGTCCGCTGGGGACCAAGTATCCTAGAACAAGGAGGATACCCTTCCcgtccccgcccccaccctctgcctccacccctcctaccccccacctccccatcccTGGCAAACCCTGAAGAACCTTTCTTTGGAGAATGTCCAATGTCTAGATAGGTATCTTTGCCTGGATCTTTTTTGCTTCTGGTGAGGGGTccattgtttattctttctttcctgagtAATTTCCCCAAAGACAGGGGAGAGAGGGGCTTAGAGTCTAAGGCTTGACCATTGCAAGCAGCCGGAAACCAGTCACGGAGGGCCGCTGCCGCGTCTCCCTGGCGGGCAGTGCGCGGGGCCCTCCGCGCAGCACAGGGCGCAGCCAGTGGGTGCCCGTGCGCTCCTGGCGCAGAGGGTCGGTCCCAGCTAGGCAGGGACTTGGCGAGGGTCGGTCCCGGCTAGGCAGGGACTTGGCGAGGGCCGGGCCCGAGCGCGGGGACAGAGGGCCGGCCGAGTGCGGACGGGAGGGGAAGGTGTCGAGGCTTAGTTTGGGCCGGGAAAGCGAAAGCGGCAGCAGAGGCTCTTTATCCATCTCGCTATTTCCTGAGAAGGAATTCTTAAACGAGAGTTCTTTGCCCTGCCACTCTCACTCGTGCCCCGAGAGGCCCGTGGGTTGGGAAGGAGGGAGACGTGATCTTCAGAGAAGGCAGGGCCGGCTCCTCTCCTCCCGTCGGGCAGGGCGAGGGGCGCGATGCTCTGCATGCGAGAGAGACCCAGAAGCTGGGCCTCCCGAACCCAGGAGGAGCGAGCCGGGTTCCAGGCGCCACTGTGCGGAACCATGCCCAAGTCGCCGCACAGAGCGGCGCCCTCTCCTCCTACTGCCTGTCCCGGCCGGCGTCTGAATTGAAACTGAGGACAAACCTGGAGTATCTGAAAGGGGGATTTCCTTCTCCCGAGTgggtgggaagaagggagggagtgaggagcaggagggggagagggggagaaagagaggggcagagggagaggaggagagggggagaaggagaggaggagaggaggagagggagagagagagagggaatgagaaagagagactcTGGGAAGAGAAAATCGCagacccttccttcctcctttccccttcttcccaATTAGCTTCCTGGCTTTAGTTTTAGAGCCCCAGGCCCACCTGGTGAAGTTTCAGTTATCACAGGCCCAAAGTAAGTCAGACCTGGAAGTCTGCACATGTGTGTTGTAAAAAGTTTCTATGGTTTGGCCTCTTGGGCGGCATCGTTacaaaaaatatccagaaatcacaCCAGTGGGTGTTAGTGAGATTGAGCTTTCAGAAAATGACGTCTAGTTTCCCTGTTCCAGCTTCCCCTTGCTGTTAGATGACAGGGTCTGGCCGCGCTGAGGAGAGGACAGCGCCCGTGGCCCTGCTGGGAGCGCAGCCTCAGCGAACTCCCGGACAGGCTCGCAGAAATGACCTCTGCAAGGTGAGGGGAAGACAGGGGCTAACAGGGGGAGAATTCAGGTCGAAGTTAGGGAGAGCAGGAGGAAAAAACCAAGAATCCAAAGGAAACAGCTATTTCGGAAAAGTGAGATTGTAAATCATTAGAGCGATTCCCTGTCCCTGACATTTTGCTTTCTTGGCCTTGATGAAAACCAGCTAATTTCTTAGCTAGAGGAACAACCAGAGATGGTAACGTTTCTAGTCACTTACAGCATTGTTTGTAAGTTTCCATGTTTGCTTCCAACCTGCTTTGATGGATTGTTACTCTTCCTAAAACTATTCCAACTTTTGAAATTCCTCTGCATAATTCAGTTTTTAGTAATAAgaaggatgaggaggaagaaaaaaaaaggagggataccacagaggaagaaaaaaaaaggagggataccacagaaaagaaatattagaGACTTTCACCTTTTCTAGCTAAATAAAAGGTTTGCCTGTCATTAGTGCCAGCATCACTCTAACTGGAGTGATCTGTCCTCCCAACTGTGAGGAAGTTAGCTATTTTGAGGGTGGAGAATTACTACTTGGTAAGTGGCCTCATGGCTGTAGGTGTCTTCTTGGCAGAAGTTTCTGTGACACAGAAAACCTATAGAGTCCCAGACTCCCTCAACCAAGAGATTCATATTACCAAGTTTTAATCAACACTTCCGTCTAAATTTACAgacactttttttcctcctttccatgggggagagggagatggacagGAAGATGGTGAGAGCAAACACCGCGAACTCAGAACCTTggttttgttacatttatttaaataaatataaatataaattttatataaaattattcacaTAGGAAGGGACTTCCAGCATTTGGATTTTAAACTCTGCTCAGGCAAATTTTTAGAAAGCAAGATTTACTTTTTGGACTTACTACAGgatttacttttctaaattatttgcaaatctatatttttattttaaaaacaataggaACTAATCAAGAAACCCTGGTGTTCTTATCAGGTTCTGAAAAGCAGCAGGGCAGAGAAAATGACATGCGCTTTCAAAAAACTCCACGTAGGGCTAAATTTAAACCaatgctgttttttttctgttatatgaCAAGACTAAGTTGAATCTAGgttagttacatttttaaaaactctattacTGACAGTGTCGCTCTAAACAAATAGGTCAAGGAGGGAACTTGGGGGCAGGCCCTGGGAACGCTCGCTCTGTTCTCCAGATGGAACCGTGGAATTGGAGAGGATTTTTGACCCCTGGGTGCCTGCCGCGCTGGCGTTGTAGGGGCTCCCGGGAGCACGTGCTGAGACGGAGACGACCCTCCCTCATAAGGGGGAAATCTCCTTGTCCTCGTTGGCCGAGGCCGGCGACAAGGAGTCCTCATCCTCAGAGCGCGCGTAGTGCGCTTGGCTGCCGACGCACTTGCAGCCCGCGTGACTGTTCCTCTGCgtgcccttcccttccttcttgtgCTTCACCCGGCGATTCTGAAACCAGATTTTCACCTGCTTCTCCGACAGGTTCAGGTACGTGGCGATCTCGATCCTTCGGAGCCGAGACAGGTACATGTTGGAAGAGAATTCCCGCTCCAGCTCCAGGAGCTGCGTGCTGGTGAACGCCGTCCTCATCCTTTTACCGTTGGGTACCTGGCTGGCGTCCGAGGCCCCTGCACGCGGGCCAAGAGAGGTCAGAGGTCATTCTCGAGAAACGCGCTCTCGCCCTAGATGCCATCCCTTGGAAAGGGCGCTTCTCGAGGACCCACCTGGAGAGCGCAACCAAACACCTATACCCATCCCTCACCGTTCCCCATATCCTAGCTTGTCGTTCCTTAGCCCAGAAGGACACAGACGCCCATAGCAAGTAAACACCTTGCAACTTAAAGTCAGAAGATTAAAGGGGGTTGGGGCACTTTCATAGTCAGATTTTCTCCTTTCAGGCCtagcagagaggcagaggcaaCAACCGAGAGGCGGTCAAACTTAGCCAAAGCATCGAACGCTTTAGCTAGACCCAACGCCAAACTCCACACTGAAGTTTACACACACCCAGGGCGGACCTCGGGCAGTTAACAGCCCTCTTCTCAACCCTCAAGTTCGATGTTCCTAAGGCCACCATAATACGGAACACTTAGGCACCACGCACTAGCAATGAAGCGCACCAGGCCTTGTAGAGGTGGACAAACTATATAAGTTCCACCTTTGTGGAATTTCTTGGGACCGCTTCACAGTTACACTAAaagcccctccttcctcccccccccgcgcccccccccccccgggctccCATTTCCTCCACAGTAGGCGAAAAGTTTGTTTCCGAGAGCCCAGAAGGCGCGGCGCGCAGGTGCCCAAAGACCCAGCCCTACCCATAGTGAGGCAGTGGAATCTCCGCGGGTCCGCCACGTTGTAGGTGGTGGCGGCGCAGACAGGTGCGTGGTGCTGCGGATGCCCCAAggccgccgcggccgccgccgctgctgccgcGGCCGCTGCTGCCGCGGCCGAGCCAGGTTGTTGGgactggtggtggtgatggtggtgctgcggcgggtggtggtgatggtgcgcGTGGCTCACGCGCGAGCAAAACTGCGAGTCCCCAGGACCCGAAGAAAACTGACTCTTGAGCAGGGGCAAAGCCCCGGCCCCGCCGGCCGCCCCGCCACCCCCGGCCCCTGGACTCCCTGTCCCTGCGCCCCCGCCGCCGGAGCCCGCCGGCCCCCGGGAGGAGTGCAGGTGCGAAGTGACGCAGAGCGGGCACACGCAGAACGCGCCGCTCTTGCGGGACGGACAGCTGGGCCCGGACATGGACATCACCAACGGGGACGGCATGCCCAGCGGGATGAAGAAATCCGGCCCGGGGTGCGGCTCAGGCAGCGAGGGAGCGGGCCGCGAGGAGTCCTTGATGATGAGCGAGTCGACATAGAAGGAGCGCGACATGTCGGGAGGGGTGGCTGGCTGGAGGGCTAGGCTGCTGCGGCGCCTCCTCCCCTCTGCCGTTCAGATCTCTGCCCCGGGCGCGGCGCGGTGCTGGCGGTCAAGCCCCTGGGGACGTGGAGGTGTCTGCGCCTCAGATGCGAACAAAGGGGTCCCTGGAGAGGTCTGGTCCTCACGTCCCCCGCCTGGAGCCCCGGCTCCGGATTTTATAGCCCCCACCCCGGCACGTGATGCTGCTGAGTGCTGCTCCGCTCGGGCTCCTCGGCAGCTCCCCACCCCCGGGATAGGCTGCCCGAGTCACAACAGAAGCGCGAGGAGGGGCGGGCGCGCGGCAGGGAATAACTcggaggagggggatgggacagACTTTGCAAAGTGTAGGTTTTGTTAATTTCGCGGGGAAGCCggccttctccccctctttctccacgCTTTCCCGAAAAATCAGAGCTGCATCCTCCATCCCATCCCTTCTCTAGTCTGGGCCCCAGCCCAACTCTTGCCCCGCACGGCTGCAAAGCGCACCAGGTGGGGACTTGGAGGCCTTTTTAATAGGGATGCCCAGTCCCCCCTGCTCCACTGCCAGCGGTGGCTAAGGAGCGGGCAAGTGTGAGGCTTGCAGTTTGGAGCAGGATAGTTCGGGCAGCGGACTGGCAACAATGCAGTCCTGGAGCTCGTCTTAGgccactgacacacacacacgcacgcacgcacacacacgcacacgcgcgcgcgcacatatTCAGAGTCCCCCAGCTTTTGGACTTGGCCAGGGTCATTCAGGTGGCTAGTTCGTGAGGGATCTTGGGGCATTAACAATGAGGCCTCCCAGCTAAGAAGCAGATGAGCTTTTCATTCTGATTCTTAAGAAGCTGTAAAATGCCTCTGCACTTGGGGCTACTCAGATCAACGACcctttctctatccctttctAGTGGGCAAGCTCCCCCTTTGGCAGGAGGAGATGTTGAAGAatcactcttttctttctccagatGGTTCCACCACTACATGTCCAGGCCAACCTTAGAAACCCCGTCCGAGGACTTTGGAGAGAGGACTCAAGCCCTCGCCCGGTGGAGACTGGGCAGCAGCTGGGGACGGACTTGCTCTGGGCCCCTTCTTCCCCACGTCCCGCCCCTTTGCATTTTACAGATCTTAGGCAGCTGACGGTCTAACCTGGAAGCACTGTCCATTCTGCTCTAATTTAAAAGCCCAACAGCCCTTAgccaggatagcttggttggttagattaGAGCATCTTCcaaaagtgcagaagttgcctgTTGGATCCTGGGTcgcggcacatacaggaacaggtcaatgttcctctctctctctctcaaatcaatgaattaaaaaaattaattaagggcctgacctgtggtggtgcagtggataaagcatcggcctggaaatgctgaggtcgccggtttgaaaccctgggcttgcctggtcaaggcacatatgggagtatcctccccccctgtctctctctcctctctctctgtctctctctctccccctctctctcctctctaaaatgaataaataaaataaaaaattaattaaaataaaagcccAAAAAATATAGAAGGGAATTGAGCCATTCAAGGAATCCTGCCTCAGATGGGCGAAGTGGTTTGGAAGAGGAAATCTTAGCGGTACAGGGCCCAGTGGAAGACGCGCACCGCAGGTGGCTGCCGGGATAGGGGCTATTGATCTTCGGGGAAGGCAAGGTGacagctttcttcttttcccctgtAGAAAATCTATCTGGAGTAGGGATGGTGAGCAACATCTACAAATCCGATCCTTTCCTGAAAACAGCTAACTTCAGGCCTGAATTCACAGTGGTGCTAACCAACTTGGGGACAGGACTTCCACCGCTTGTGAGAACGAACGGAGTGCCCAAATCGGAAGGGAGCACCACCTTCTCAGCTGGAGACATggctgtctctctgtcctctttctgtctctcctttttcctttccatctCTGTGACAGCTCTCTGGCCTGCTAGAGAAGTGTAATTGGGTTGTAGGGACGCCCCCGCTCTGGGGAGCCCAGGATTTATGGATGGCAATTAAAGTTTTATGAATTGCAGCTGAGGCTGGTTATTGAGCTATTTGAATGTGATTAGAATTCAATTAGAAAGTGGTTAGTGGACGGTGGGTCTCCAGAGTGTAAACAGACAGCTATTCCAGAAATGTGCTAATCCAACATCTTGTGACAACAATTAAGGAGTCTCAGGGCTTAACTCAGGGCAGCTCAGCTGTAACTACTTTTGTACCACAAGGTttgctggtgcagccactgccaAAGTAGGGACTCAGCCTGAACCCCACCTGCCTGATCCAGCCCTCCAGCCTGACCTTACTGGAATCGGAGATCCAGGCAGTTCCTGGGATCATTCCAGCCCTAAAAAGAAGACTGGGAGCTCCGCCATCAAGAGAGGCTAAGGACAGGGTGGTTTTTTACAGGCCTAAATTGTCCAAATAGATGGCATGATATGTCCATTTACTTtgcaagttctctctctctctctctctctctctctatatatatatatatatatatatatatatatatataatttgttcaCTTTGCATACATGTTTATCTCTCCATTTTCCTCCTCTGGGCTAGGTAGAAGTTATCCAAGATCTATTTGGTGCTGAAGGTTTGGGTCACAGTATATGGTTTTGGGTGTGCTGAAAAGAAGTCCTATCTATGTTCATGAGCTGAAAGTTGTGCTTATGTGAGGACTATTTTATTTTGGAGAATTCTAATTTTGAAGCCTGAGCATCTAATTCAACTTATATTTCTGGCTACGGAAACACATGGTTGGAGTGCTAAGGAATTTTGAGAAAAGTGAGAGGCTCACGGGGTTGCTTCAGGCTGCAAGAAGAGCAGGGGCTCGGGGCCAGACTGAGGCCAGAAGCAGGCTATGTCTGGGAAGCTTGCCTATTATGTACTTGGTTATTTGCTTGTTGAGCCCAATAAGAGCAAATATTCGGGGGTCATGTTCCTCATTAGAGTCTTTCTCTTCTTAGACTTCTCTTTAGTTCTCCTTAGATCTCTCAGTGTCTCTCCACCGTCtgtcactttctcttttttcctttcctccagCCCAAGCTTCAGCAGCAGGCCCCACAGTGCCTCACCACTCCCCATCCACGCAAGGAAGCCCACCCTCCGTGGCCCCCCAGGCGGTTTGCAGCAATCCCTGCCCAGCTAGAACCTTTCCCAGGATAGGGGCACCTCGAGTCAGCTCAGAGCAGGAGGGGACCCCGGGAAGACATTGCTGTGCCCCCATGGTGCCCCCACTGCGGcacaattttatttctctgtgatTCTGTCCGATAAAATTTCATCGTCCATTAAGTAATCCCTGAAATGAGAGCCCTTATGAGCCTATAATGAGCTCTAATTGCCACGACTCGGGGAGCCACGTGGAAAGATTTATTCGGTATTAAGCAGTCGGGTACAGAGTACAGGCTGTTACCTAAGCCATTACTTTCATAATTCAAGGAGAAAATTAGTTCTTTTAAGGGAGGTTGTGTGGAATCCTTTGATTTCCTCTTGCTCCGGATGACAGAAAATGGCTTTGTCTTCCTTGAGTGCAAGACAATGTCACAAATGCAAAGGTAGTAACAAAattggtccccccccccccgtgcccagTCTGGACACCCCCTGTTACCCTccaccgagagagagagagagagagagagagagagagagagagagaggcagttcAGAGGCACTGCCTTCCGCCCCCAAACTCTCCAACTTGAGCCTAGATGAGCAGTTTCCTCCCTGCTCAAATTTGAGATTTGAATTCTTGGTTGTAGCTTTCAAAAAGTCTTCCAGTGCTTTACTCCAATCCCTGATCGCGCCTGACTTGAACCCcacattctcttcttctccctcttccttttcctttcttgggCAAAGTTAGAGAAAATAAAGGGTGAGGACTTAGCAGTTGTTTATTCAACAGGCGCTTAAGAGTTTAGACCCATAGTTGAGCTCATAGGTTTTTACGGCTCTAACTCCCACTTTGCCCCTCCTGTTGCCCCCTCCAtagtccttatctctctctctctctctctctctcagtttcagCGTTTGCctacaggttctcctgcctcAAACCGAGGCCGCGAGCAGAGCGGGACAGCCAGGAGTTGACGGGGCCGCCTCGGATTTATTTGCTCCTCTTACATTGATTTCATATTAGTTTCCAAAGCGATGAATGATCTCAAAGCTGGGTTTTGTTAGCGGAACACAAACAGGAGACAGGACTTACTTGCCCCCAGCTCCCTTTAATGAGGTCATTATCAAAGCGTGAACAAGTCTATGAATGTTTTATTGAAAGCGCATCGTTAACTTGTATCCATCCTTTTCTCCGAGTGGCATTGTGATATTGCTGTCTGTGGCACATCTTACCCGATATAGCCCGAGATTTCCCCATTCTCTGTAACCAGGCAACCCTCTCTGAATACCCCAAAATTGAAAAGAACCGCTTAGTCTTCAAGAAAGTCCTCAATAATAGTGGAAAAGAACAAAGATCCAGGAGACAACAAAATGCCACAGGGGTGACTTTTCATGAGCAATTATCTCTCATTAATCAGAAGAACAGCTGCaatattaattttctctctttcttcctctcttttcacAGTCCCCAACATTTGAATAAtcataaattttgattttatgAAGGAGTCCCACTTGGAGGGGCTGGATGAAGCAGCTACCTAGGTGAAGGAGAAAACActcgtttttatttttattttaaatcttggtAAAGCTGCCAACAAagcaaaatggaagaaaaaaagagagagagaaagagagagaaataaataccaAAGAAAATGGTGCCCCCTCCCTTCTAGCGGGCGGCTGAGAACAGGGAGCTTTTCCAGCACCCCCGCCTAACTCcgcctcccttctcttctcccacCGCCCGGACCCATTCCCCAGACCCATTCCCCCGTTCTGCGCCGAGCAGGGCGGAGGGAAGCGTCCCCGGCGTCTGGCGTGGGAGTTTCGGCCGGGTTTCTGCCGGTTTAACTTGCAAACGTGAAGCCAAGCGTTGTCGATCTGACCAAAGAGACACTCTTTGGGCGTAACTTGTATTGTGGCCATCAAAAGCGCGCCAGCCTCGGATGAACTGAGACTTGCATTCAGCAGAAATGGGGCGCTCGCTCTCCTTTCATGCGCCCGAGAGGCGATTGTTCACAGGGTGTGTAGCCAGGGTGGAAAACGAGGGTCCCCAGATAAGGGTGTCACCTGCAAACGGGCTTGGGGGAGTTAAAGAATCTCATTAAAACTGAGGCTGCAATTAGCAAAACACACACTCATAGAGAACGCAAGCCTTTCTTGAG
The sequence above is drawn from the Saccopteryx bilineata isolate mSacBil1 chromosome 5, mSacBil1_pri_phased_curated, whole genome shotgun sequence genome and encodes:
- the GSX2 gene encoding GS homeobox 2 encodes the protein MSRSFYVDSLIIKDSSRPAPSLPEPHPGPDFFIPLGMPSPLVMSMSGPSCPSRKSGAFCVCPLCVTSHLHSSRGPAGSGGGGAGTGSPGAGGGGAAGGAGALPLLKSQFSSGPGDSQFCSRVSHAHHHHHPPQHHHHHHQSQQPGSAAAAAAAAAAAAAAAALGHPQHHAPVCAATTYNVADPRRFHCLTMGASDASQVPNGKRMRTAFTSTQLLELEREFSSNMYLSRLRRIEIATYLNLSEKQVKIWFQNRRVKHKKEGKGTQRNSHAGCKCVGSQAHYARSEDEDSLSPASANEDKEISPL